A genomic window from Qipengyuania oceanensis includes:
- a CDS encoding glutathione S-transferase family protein, with protein MLTVHHLRLSQSERIVWLCEELGLDYDLKLYTRRSDNNLAPDEYKALHPMGIAPVITDGDFVLGESGAIMEWIVAKHAPDTELVPGPDHPDFADHLFYFHWANATFMTNGMMALVAGRMVEGGEMPPFVADRNAKGWAIVEKRLGEADYFGGSQLTTADIMMGFQLTTSRAMSGMVIEGMPNLQAYLKRIGERPAYQAAMAKAEPGMPPKLD; from the coding sequence ATGCTGACCGTCCACCACCTGCGCCTGTCGCAATCCGAACGCATCGTCTGGCTGTGCGAGGAACTGGGGCTCGACTACGATCTCAAGCTCTACACGCGGCGATCGGACAACAACCTCGCGCCGGACGAATACAAGGCGCTGCACCCGATGGGCATCGCGCCTGTCATCACAGACGGCGATTTCGTGTTGGGTGAAAGCGGAGCGATCATGGAATGGATCGTCGCGAAACACGCGCCTGACACCGAACTCGTCCCCGGGCCTGACCACCCCGATTTCGCCGATCACCTGTTCTATTTCCACTGGGCCAACGCGACCTTCATGACCAATGGCATGATGGCGCTGGTTGCCGGCCGGATGGTGGAAGGCGGCGAGATGCCGCCCTTCGTCGCGGACCGCAACGCCAAGGGCTGGGCGATCGTGGAGAAGCGGCTCGGGGAAGCCGACTATTTCGGCGGATCGCAGCTGACCACGGCCGACATCATGATGGGTTTCCAGCTGACCACCAGCCGGGCGATGAGCGGCATGGTGATCGAGGGAATGCCCAATCTGCAGGCTTATCTCAAGCGTATCGGCGAGCGCCCGGCATACCAGGCAGCCATGGCGAAAGCCGAGCCGGGAATGCCACCCAAGCTCGACTAG
- a CDS encoding FMN-dependent NADH-azoreductase, with amino-acid sequence MQILRIDSATTGEQSVTRKLTQKLVDHFRQQNPDATVIERDLVADPLSHIDGITTAAIRTPPETHEEAVAEAYPEQRAVLDEFLASDVVIVGAPMYNFSIPSQLKAWLDRLGVPGVTFKYSEAGPEGLAGGRKVVVASARGGTYDNDQIAENQESLLQTFFGFIGVDDLHFVRVEKTGFGPDAIAAGLKAAEEKIAGL; translated from the coding sequence ATGCAGATCCTTCGCATCGACAGCGCCACCACCGGCGAACAGAGCGTTACCCGCAAGCTCACGCAGAAGCTGGTCGACCACTTCCGGCAGCAGAACCCGGACGCCACCGTGATCGAGCGCGACCTCGTTGCCGATCCGCTATCGCATATCGACGGCATCACCACTGCGGCCATCCGTACTCCGCCCGAAACGCACGAGGAAGCCGTAGCCGAAGCCTATCCGGAACAGCGCGCGGTGCTCGACGAATTCCTCGCCAGCGATGTCGTGATCGTCGGCGCGCCGATGTACAATTTTTCGATTCCCTCGCAGCTGAAGGCCTGGCTCGACCGGCTGGGCGTACCGGGCGTGACGTTCAAATATTCCGAGGCCGGACCCGAAGGGCTCGCCGGAGGCCGCAAGGTCGTGGTCGCTTCGGCGCGCGGCGGCACCTACGACAACGACCAGATCGCCGAGAACCAGGAAAGCCTGCTCCAGACCTTCTTCGGTTTCATCGGGGTGGACGACCTGCACTTCGTCCGCGTGGAGAAGACGGGCTTCGGTCCCGACGCAATCGCGGCAGGCCTGAAGGCCGCCGAGGAGAAAATCGCGGGGCTCTAG
- a CDS encoding cryptochrome/photolyase family protein, whose protein sequence is MSAAPEHPILVPILGDQLTRDLASIRGRTKDDTVILMMEVWDEATYVKHHKQKIALIFSAMRHFAAELRDAGWTVDYVKLTDEDNAGSFTGEVARAVERHDPRAIHVVEAGEWRVQQAIEEWPDKFDCEVEILPDDRFIASIAEFRDWAEDRDHLTMEHFYREMRRKTGLLMRDDGKPEGGDWNYDSENRKPPGEKMDAPPRPLFEPDGITQECIDLVGEQFGDHFGSLDNFGWPVTRDEAEKAADAFFAERIEKFGPYQDAMVCGEDDLYHSMLSTSINLGLLDPLELCRRAEQAYRDGKAPINSVEGFIRQIIGWREYVRGFYWHQMPHLQIANALNAQRGLPEFYWTAETEMACLADCIRSTRDNAHAHHIQRLMVLGNFALLAGINPREVQDWYLVVYADAYEWVELPNVAAMILYADGGKLATKPYAASGNYINKMSDYCKGCTYSPSKKTGEGACPFNPLYWHFMDRHRERLEKNHRVGRVYSTWDRMDDDRKQEYLDSAEAFLETLSPADSSWARSA, encoded by the coding sequence ATGTCCGCCGCGCCCGAACACCCGATTCTGGTCCCCATACTCGGCGACCAGTTGACCCGCGACCTCGCTTCCATCCGGGGCCGCACGAAGGACGATACCGTCATCCTGATGATGGAGGTCTGGGACGAGGCCACCTACGTCAAGCACCACAAGCAGAAGATCGCGCTGATCTTTTCCGCCATGCGCCACTTCGCAGCCGAATTGCGGGATGCGGGCTGGACGGTCGATTATGTCAAACTGACCGACGAGGACAATGCGGGCAGCTTCACCGGCGAAGTCGCCCGCGCGGTGGAACGGCACGATCCGCGCGCCATCCACGTTGTCGAGGCGGGCGAGTGGCGGGTGCAGCAGGCGATCGAGGAATGGCCCGACAAGTTCGACTGCGAGGTCGAAATCCTGCCCGACGACCGCTTCATCGCCAGCATCGCTGAATTTCGCGACTGGGCCGAGGATCGCGATCACCTGACGATGGAGCATTTCTATCGCGAGATGCGCCGCAAGACTGGCCTCTTGATGCGCGACGACGGCAAGCCGGAAGGCGGCGACTGGAACTACGACAGCGAGAACCGCAAGCCGCCCGGGGAAAAGATGGACGCCCCGCCCCGGCCCCTGTTCGAGCCCGACGGGATCACGCAGGAATGCATCGATCTGGTCGGGGAGCAATTCGGCGACCATTTCGGCAGTCTCGACAACTTCGGCTGGCCGGTGACGCGCGACGAGGCGGAAAAGGCCGCCGATGCCTTCTTCGCCGAACGGATCGAGAAATTCGGCCCCTACCAGGATGCGATGGTCTGCGGCGAGGACGACCTGTACCATTCCATGCTGTCGACCAGCATCAACCTCGGCCTGCTCGACCCGCTCGAACTGTGCCGGCGTGCGGAACAGGCGTATCGGGATGGCAAGGCGCCGATCAATTCGGTCGAGGGCTTTATCCGGCAGATCATCGGCTGGCGTGAATATGTCCGCGGGTTCTACTGGCACCAGATGCCGCATCTCCAGATTGCGAACGCGCTCAACGCGCAGCGCGGCCTGCCCGAGTTCTACTGGACCGCCGAGACCGAGATGGCCTGCCTTGCCGACTGCATCCGTTCGACCCGCGACAATGCCCATGCACATCACATCCAGCGGTTGATGGTGCTCGGCAATTTCGCGCTGCTGGCGGGCATCAATCCGAGGGAAGTGCAGGACTGGTATCTTGTGGTCTACGCCGATGCCTACGAGTGGGTCGAATTGCCCAACGTAGCCGCGATGATCCTCTATGCCGATGGCGGAAAGCTGGCGACGAAGCCCTATGCGGCGAGCGGCAATTACATCAACAAGATGAGCGATTACTGCAAGGGCTGCACCTATTCGCCGAGCAAGAAGACCGGCGAAGGGGCCTGCCCCTTCAACCCGCTCTACTGGCATTTCATGGACCGGCACCGCGAGCGGCTGGAGAAGAACCACCGCGTCGGGCGGGTCTATTCGACCTGGGACCGGATGGACGACGATCGCAAGCAGGAATATCTCGACAGTGCCGAGGCGTTCCTCGAGACGCTCAGCCCCGCAGACAGCAGCTGGGCACGCAGCGCCTGA
- a CDS encoding CPBP family intramembrane glutamic endopeptidase encodes MTENAATEPKRSIWLRIWEFPLTAMLFAILVVILCAGLVGVVQMQLLVPNLEPSVGMIVSTVLLVALLTAAYKLVIRHLGGKKHDDLPLAGLARESGLGFAGGAALISVCVALAALFGVYRIQGGDNFADWAQIIFVFGLYAGFFEELLMRGIVFRWFEEMTGTWIALAVSSLLFGFGHAWNDNATVVSSMAIAIEAGILLGAAYILTRSLWLAIGLHAGWNVVQALWDVPVSGNPTSGPIAATLEGPALLAGGGFGLEATIFALVVATSAGIWMLVKASKAGKIVRPMWSRKGEPITAY; translated from the coding sequence ATGACCGAGAACGCAGCCACGGAGCCCAAACGCTCGATCTGGCTCAGGATCTGGGAATTTCCGCTGACGGCGATGCTGTTCGCGATCCTCGTGGTCATTCTGTGCGCGGGCCTCGTCGGCGTCGTGCAGATGCAGCTACTGGTCCCCAACCTGGAGCCCAGCGTCGGCATGATCGTGAGCACGGTCCTGCTCGTGGCGCTGCTCACCGCGGCCTACAAGCTGGTGATCCGGCATCTGGGAGGAAAGAAGCACGACGACTTGCCGCTGGCCGGATTGGCGCGGGAATCGGGGCTGGGGTTCGCTGGCGGGGCCGCGCTGATCTCGGTCTGCGTCGCGCTCGCCGCGCTGTTCGGCGTCTATCGTATCCAGGGCGGGGACAATTTCGCCGACTGGGCGCAGATCATCTTCGTATTCGGGCTCTATGCCGGGTTCTTCGAAGAACTGCTGATGCGCGGCATCGTCTTTCGCTGGTTCGAAGAGATGACCGGCACGTGGATCGCGCTCGCGGTCAGCTCCCTGCTGTTCGGCTTCGGCCATGCGTGGAACGACAACGCGACCGTGGTCAGTTCGATGGCGATCGCGATCGAGGCGGGCATCCTGCTCGGCGCGGCCTATATCCTGACGCGCTCGCTCTGGCTCGCCATCGGGCTGCATGCCGGGTGGAACGTCGTCCAGGCGCTGTGGGATGTGCCGGTGTCCGGCAATCCGACGAGTGGCCCGATCGCGGCGACACTGGAAGGCCCGGCGCTGCTGGCCGGCGGAGGTTTCGGGCTGGAGGCGACGATCTTCGCACTAGTCGTCGCGACGAGCGCGGGCATCTGGATGCTGGTGAAAGCGAGCAAGGCTGGAAAGATCGTGCGCCCGATGTGGAGCCGCAAGGGCGAACCGATCACCGCCTATTGA
- a CDS encoding bifunctional transcriptional activator/DNA repair enzyme AdaA, whose protein sequence is MSAAAHIDPEEAWAAVLRRDRAWDGRFVTGVLSTGIYCRPSCAARHPARANVRFFPDGPAARLAGLRACKRCMPDDVARDEQAVLDAIAMIKRAETTVPLADLAETTGYSPSHFQRIFTRATGLSPAVYARALRETRARRSLGGAGSVTDAIYDAGYGSASRFYDDTKGKLGMTASDWKNGGAGRTIHWAQVDTSLGPMLVAATQKGVCCLSFAEGEAELSARFPKAELVEGGEDFRGLFEEVARAVERPGSGDTIPLDVKGTAFQQRVWQALREIPAGETRSYGELAAALGNAKASRAVGGANGANNIAVLIPCHRVIAADGGLGGYAYGPEIKTELLRRERAGGD, encoded by the coding sequence ATGAGCGCCGCGGCACATATCGATCCCGAAGAGGCCTGGGCGGCAGTGTTGCGGCGCGATCGCGCGTGGGACGGACGCTTCGTGACCGGCGTGCTTTCGACCGGCATTTACTGTCGGCCCAGTTGCGCGGCGCGGCACCCGGCGCGCGCAAACGTGCGCTTCTTTCCTGACGGGCCTGCGGCGAGACTGGCGGGCCTGCGCGCGTGCAAGAGGTGCATGCCCGACGACGTGGCGCGGGACGAGCAGGCGGTCCTCGACGCGATCGCAATGATCAAGCGGGCAGAGACTACCGTTCCGCTGGCCGATCTCGCGGAGACTACCGGCTATTCGCCGAGCCATTTCCAGCGGATCTTCACCCGGGCGACCGGCCTGTCGCCTGCGGTCTACGCCAGGGCCCTGCGCGAAACCCGCGCGCGCCGCTCGCTCGGCGGAGCCGGGAGCGTGACCGATGCGATATACGATGCAGGTTATGGCAGCGCGTCGCGCTTTTACGACGACACGAAGGGAAAACTCGGGATGACGGCAAGCGACTGGAAGAACGGCGGGGCAGGCCGCACCATTCACTGGGCACAGGTCGACACGTCGCTCGGACCCATGCTCGTCGCAGCCACCCAGAAGGGCGTTTGCTGCCTTTCCTTCGCGGAGGGCGAGGCGGAGTTGAGCGCGCGCTTCCCCAAGGCGGAACTCGTCGAGGGAGGCGAGGATTTCCGCGGACTGTTCGAGGAGGTCGCCCGGGCGGTCGAACGGCCCGGTTCCGGCGACACCATCCCGCTCGACGTGAAGGGGACGGCGTTCCAGCAGCGGGTGTGGCAGGCGCTGCGCGAAATCCCGGCAGGCGAAACGCGCAGCTACGGCGAGCTTGCAGCCGCACTCGGCAATGCAAAAGCCAGCCGCGCGGTGGGCGGGGCGAACGGCGCGAACAACATCGCCGTGCTCATTCCCTGTCACCGGGTGATCGCAGCCGACGGCGGCCTGGGGGGCTATGCCTATGGCCCCGAGATCAAGACCGAACTTCTCCGCAGGGAACGCGCGGGCGGCGATTGA
- a CDS encoding S1C family serine protease produces MSRLFALVVALLTLCLPAFASADQADVDAAARGVVRVVIIGTDGREVYPVSHGSGFAVTSDTIITNAHVVREALLDDTLTIAVVPSEGDEAEYAKAISVDPRTDLALIRINGPLRLPRLTIAGRTDPDSGEVSSVGYPMNVDRAQGLEIGDIFKSQPPVKSRGFISGARPARQFDSILHTAPIARGNSGGPLLDGCGRVIGVNSFGADSEGGDAEFYFAVSTRELLPFLRKNGIEPSVNSLPCRSMAELDAAERDRMEREQAEARRALMERTNTLSRQRERAQLEAEIAVMTERENAMAIAALLLILSLASGFVAWQSRAEGNERRIMIAGTLSGLAMLGALGFWFTRPGLADIDGRVAATMQGSEDDDPADPALADGGTMICSLVESRSRVTSAMTDDVEFGWAEGGCVNERTQYGLSAGDWTRVLVPDDEDAVSVNRYDPATRTFRTDRYLLSRSAMANARAERSKYSPPKCGEENAAARLGDMQAAVIGLLPNAPNERLVYSCNVRKPDPTVKVLQAPTDE; encoded by the coding sequence ATGTCGAGACTATTCGCTCTTGTGGTCGCACTGCTTACCCTGTGCCTGCCCGCTTTCGCCAGTGCCGATCAGGCCGATGTCGACGCGGCCGCACGCGGGGTGGTGCGCGTCGTCATCATCGGGACCGACGGCCGCGAGGTCTACCCCGTTAGCCACGGCAGCGGCTTTGCCGTGACGTCCGACACCATCATTACCAACGCGCATGTCGTGCGCGAGGCGCTGCTCGACGACACGCTGACGATCGCGGTGGTCCCTTCGGAAGGCGACGAGGCCGAGTACGCCAAGGCCATCAGCGTCGATCCGCGCACCGATCTCGCGCTCATCAGGATCAACGGACCGCTGCGCCTGCCCCGGCTGACGATCGCCGGGCGCACCGATCCCGACAGCGGCGAAGTCTCGTCGGTCGGCTATCCGATGAATGTTGACCGGGCGCAGGGGCTGGAGATCGGCGACATCTTCAAGTCGCAGCCCCCGGTAAAGAGCCGCGGCTTCATCTCCGGCGCCCGCCCTGCCCGGCAATTCGACTCGATCCTCCACACCGCGCCGATCGCGCGCGGCAATTCGGGCGGCCCGCTGCTCGACGGCTGCGGCAGGGTCATCGGCGTCAACAGCTTCGGCGCGGATTCCGAAGGCGGCGATGCGGAGTTCTACTTCGCGGTCTCGACCCGCGAGTTGCTCCCGTTCCTGCGCAAGAACGGCATCGAGCCGAGCGTCAATTCGCTGCCCTGCCGCAGCATGGCCGAACTCGATGCGGCCGAGCGCGACCGGATGGAACGCGAGCAGGCCGAGGCCCGCCGCGCCCTGATGGAGCGCACCAATACGCTCAGCCGCCAGCGCGAGCGCGCGCAGCTCGAAGCGGAAATCGCAGTGATGACCGAACGCGAGAACGCCATGGCGATCGCCGCCCTGCTGCTGATCCTGTCGCTGGCATCGGGCTTCGTTGCGTGGCAATCGCGTGCCGAGGGGAACGAGCGCCGGATAATGATCGCGGGCACGCTGTCCGGCCTGGCAATGCTCGGCGCGCTCGGCTTCTGGTTCACGCGACCGGGCCTTGCAGACATCGATGGACGCGTCGCCGCGACGATGCAGGGTAGCGAAGACGACGATCCGGCCGATCCGGCGCTGGCAGACGGGGGCACGATGATCTGCAGCCTCGTGGAAAGCCGCAGCCGGGTGACCTCGGCCATGACCGACGATGTCGAATTCGGCTGGGCCGAGGGCGGCTGCGTGAACGAGCGCACCCAATACGGCCTATCTGCCGGTGACTGGACCCGGGTGCTGGTACCCGACGACGAGGACGCGGTCTCGGTAAACCGCTACGACCCCGCGACCAGGACATTCCGTACCGATCGCTACCTGCTGTCGCGCAGCGCGATGGCGAACGCGCGCGCCGAGCGGTCGAAGTATTCGCCCCCAAAATGCGGCGAGGAAAACGCGGCGGCCCGGCTCGGCGACATGCAGGCCGCGGTCATCGGGCTCCTGCCGAACGCACCCAACGAACGGCTGGTCTACAGCTGCAACGTCCGCAAGCCCGATCCGACAGTGAAAGTGCTACAGGCACCGACCGACGAATAG
- a CDS encoding TauD/TfdA dioxygenase family protein: protein MDTKPLAPKCGVEITGVQLAEARGETMDAIKHAIYRHGVAVFREQDFSPEEHIAFARRWGGIDINNYFPLTDEHPEIAVVRKRADQETNIGGAWHTDHSYDQVPAMGSILVARLLPPSGGDTMWAHMGAAYELMSNELKEKVAGLSAYHSADHVYSPDGAYAQTDQGADLRGQDLQTGATHPVVIRHPHTGQKLLYVNPSFTINLTGMTRAESLPLLQELYAVAMSPEIQCRVAWQPGTVAIWDNRTTWHNALNDYPGYAREMHRITLTGEALAA from the coding sequence ATGGACACGAAGCCGCTGGCCCCGAAGTGCGGGGTGGAAATCACGGGCGTGCAGCTCGCCGAAGCCCGAGGCGAGACCATGGATGCGATCAAGCATGCGATCTACCGCCACGGTGTCGCCGTCTTCCGCGAACAGGATTTTTCGCCCGAGGAGCACATCGCCTTCGCGAGGCGCTGGGGCGGGATCGACATCAACAACTACTTCCCGCTGACCGACGAGCACCCGGAAATCGCGGTCGTGCGCAAGCGCGCCGACCAGGAAACCAACATCGGCGGGGCGTGGCATACCGACCATTCCTACGACCAGGTGCCGGCGATGGGCTCGATCCTCGTCGCTCGGCTGCTTCCGCCGAGCGGCGGCGACACGATGTGGGCGCACATGGGCGCGGCTTACGAACTGATGTCCAACGAACTGAAGGAAAAGGTGGCGGGGCTGAGCGCCTATCATAGCGCCGACCACGTCTATTCGCCGGACGGTGCCTACGCTCAGACCGACCAGGGCGCCGATCTGCGCGGGCAGGACCTGCAGACCGGTGCGACCCATCCGGTGGTCATCCGCCATCCGCATACGGGCCAGAAACTTCTCTATGTGAATCCGAGCTTCACGATCAATCTGACCGGCATGACCCGCGCTGAGAGCCTGCCGTTGCTGCAGGAACTCTATGCCGTTGCCATGTCGCCGGAGATCCAGTGCCGCGTCGCATGGCAGCCGGGCACGGTCGCGATCTGGGACAACCGGACGACCTGGCACAATGCGCTCAACGACTACCCGGGTTACGCGCGCGAGATGCACCGCATCACGCTGACGGGCGAGGCACTGGCGGCGTAA
- a CDS encoding F0F1 ATP synthase subunit delta codes for MEISAGIKSSLAGRYASALFDLAVEVGTVSAVESDLDTLERALAESNDLKALIRNPEVGSKAKGAAIEGVAGVLGLSQLTQKFLAVLATNRRLGSLPDMIRAFRAIAAAQRGEVNAEVTSAHALTDDQLTALRQKLTQREGRTVKLTSKVDPDLLGGLVVTVGSRRIDGSIRTRLNSLSQAMKA; via the coding sequence GTGGAAATCTCCGCCGGTATCAAGTCAAGCCTGGCAGGCCGCTATGCCTCGGCCCTGTTCGATCTCGCGGTCGAGGTGGGGACCGTGTCTGCCGTCGAATCGGATCTCGATACGCTCGAGCGTGCGCTCGCCGAATCGAACGATCTGAAGGCCCTGATTCGCAACCCCGAAGTAGGCAGCAAGGCCAAGGGCGCTGCGATCGAAGGGGTCGCCGGGGTTCTCGGCCTGTCGCAGCTGACGCAGAAGTTTCTCGCCGTCCTCGCGACCAATCGCCGCCTCGGCTCGCTGCCGGATATGATCCGTGCCTTCCGCGCGATCGCGGCCGCCCAGCGCGGCGAGGTCAATGCCGAAGTCACCAGCGCCCACGCGCTGACGGACGACCAGCTGACCGCGCTGCGTCAAAAACTGACCCAGCGTGAAGGCCGCACGGTCAAACTCACCTCGAAGGTCGACCCCGATCTTCTCGGCGGTCTCGTCGTGACCGTCGGTTCCCGCCGGATCGATGGCTCGATCCGCACCCGTCTCAATTCGCTCTCCCAGGCCATGAAGGCTTAA